The following proteins come from a genomic window of Burkholderia stabilis:
- the ompA gene encoding outer membrane protein OmpA, whose product MNKLSKLAFIAATAVMAASASAQSVPASRQAVNDNWVNGTGEWVWMNGTNELCWRDAFWTPATANAKCDGALVAQAPQPPVAPVAPAITSQKITYQADALFDFDKATLKPLGKQKLDELASKIEGMNTEVVVATGYTDRIGSDKYNDRLSLRRAQAVKSYLVSKGVPANKIYTEGKGKRNPVTTGCNQKNRKQLIACLAPDRRVEVEVVGTQEVQKTTVPAN is encoded by the coding sequence ATGAATAAACTTTCAAAGCTCGCGTTCATTGCAGCTACCGCAGTTATGGCTGCATCCGCTTCGGCACAGTCGGTGCCGGCGTCGCGTCAAGCCGTCAATGACAACTGGGTGAACGGCACGGGCGAATGGGTGTGGATGAACGGCACGAACGAGCTCTGCTGGCGCGATGCGTTCTGGACGCCGGCCACCGCCAACGCGAAGTGCGATGGCGCACTGGTCGCCCAGGCACCGCAGCCGCCGGTCGCTCCGGTCGCTCCGGCCATCACGAGCCAGAAGATCACGTATCAAGCTGACGCACTGTTCGACTTCGACAAGGCAACGCTCAAGCCGCTGGGCAAGCAAAAGCTGGACGAACTGGCTTCGAAGATCGAAGGCATGAACACGGAAGTGGTCGTCGCAACGGGCTACACGGACCGTATCGGTTCGGACAAGTACAACGACCGTCTGTCGCTGCGCCGTGCGCAAGCCGTGAAGTCGTACCTGGTCAGCAAGGGTGTGCCGGCCAACAAGATCTACACGGAAGGCAAGGGCAAGCGCAACCCGGTCACGACGGGCTGCAACCAGAAGAACCGCAAGCAACTCATCGCTTGCCTCGCACCGGACCGCCGCGTGGAAGTCGAAGTGGTCGGTACGCAAGAAGTCCAGAAGACGACCGTTCCGGCAAACTAA
- the ubiG gene encoding bifunctional 2-polyprenyl-6-hydroxyphenol methylase/3-demethylubiquinol 3-O-methyltransferase UbiG, translated as MTNADPHELQKFSDLAHRWWDPNAEFKPLHDLNPVRLGWIDAHAHLAGKRALDIGCGGGILSESMAGLGAQVKGIDLSTEALGVADLHSLESGITVDYEAIAAEAIAAREPGTYDVVTCMEMLEHVPSPGDVVAACATLVKPGGWVFFSTLNRNLKSYLFAVIGAEYIAQMLPKGTHDYARFIRPSELAGFVRATDLHIVEIKGITYHPIGKRFALSNDTDINYLVACRRGA; from the coding sequence ATGACCAACGCCGATCCGCACGAACTCCAGAAATTCAGCGACCTCGCCCATCGATGGTGGGATCCGAATGCCGAATTCAAGCCGCTGCACGACCTGAACCCGGTCCGGCTCGGCTGGATCGATGCGCATGCGCATCTGGCCGGCAAGCGCGCGCTCGACATCGGCTGTGGCGGCGGCATCCTGTCCGAATCGATGGCCGGACTCGGCGCGCAGGTAAAAGGGATCGACCTGTCGACCGAAGCGCTCGGCGTTGCCGACCTGCACAGCCTCGAAAGCGGCATCACCGTCGACTACGAAGCGATCGCGGCAGAGGCGATCGCCGCGCGCGAGCCGGGCACCTACGATGTCGTCACGTGCATGGAGATGCTCGAGCACGTGCCGTCGCCCGGCGATGTCGTCGCCGCGTGCGCGACGCTCGTAAAACCGGGTGGCTGGGTGTTCTTCTCGACGCTGAACCGCAACCTGAAGTCCTACCTGTTCGCCGTCATCGGCGCGGAATACATCGCACAAATGCTGCCGAAGGGCACGCACGACTACGCGCGCTTCATCCGCCCGTCGGAGCTGGCCGGCTTCGTGCGGGCGACGGATCTGCACATCGTGGAGATCAAGGGCATCACGTATCACCCGATCGGCAAGCGCTTCGCGCTGTCGAACGACACCGACATCAACTACCTCGTTGCGTGCCGCCGCGGCGCGTGA
- the gph gene encoding phosphoglycolate phosphatase (PGP is an essential enzyme in the glycolate salvage pathway in higher organisms (photorespiration in plants). Phosphoglycolate results from the oxidase activity of RubisCO in the Calvin cycle when concentrations of carbon dioxide are low relative to oxygen. This enzyme is a member of the Haloacid Dehalogenase (HAD) superfamily of aspartate-nucleophile hydrolase enzymes (PF00702).), protein MTTPLSTARAALDEPRLLHCDAVLFDLDGTLADTAPDLAAAVNKMQRVRGLPETPLDVLRPLASAGARGLLGGAFGIDPQAPGYDVMRDEFLTNYATDLCVHTTLFPGIGDVLDELDARGVRWGIVTNKAMRLTAPLVDLLGLAPRAACVVGGDTTPHPKPHPAPLLHAADQLTLTPERIVYVGDDLRDIQAGSAAGMATVAAAYGYCGDGAAPADWQAQHLVDTTQELRELLRDVGL, encoded by the coding sequence ATGACGACTCCCCTTTCGACCGCGCGGGCAGCACTCGACGAACCGCGCCTGCTGCACTGCGATGCCGTGCTGTTCGACCTGGACGGCACGCTCGCTGATACGGCGCCCGACCTCGCGGCTGCCGTCAACAAGATGCAGCGCGTACGCGGCCTGCCCGAAACGCCGCTCGACGTGCTGCGGCCGCTGGCCTCGGCCGGCGCGCGCGGCCTGCTCGGCGGCGCGTTCGGCATCGATCCGCAAGCGCCCGGCTACGACGTGATGCGCGACGAGTTCCTAACCAATTACGCGACGGATCTCTGCGTGCATACCACGCTGTTCCCCGGCATCGGCGACGTGCTCGACGAACTGGATGCACGCGGCGTGCGCTGGGGCATCGTCACGAACAAGGCGATGCGGCTCACGGCACCGCTCGTCGACCTGCTCGGCCTCGCACCGCGCGCGGCGTGCGTGGTCGGGGGCGACACAACGCCGCACCCGAAGCCCCACCCCGCTCCGCTGCTGCACGCAGCCGATCAGCTCACGCTCACGCCCGAACGCATCGTCTATGTCGGCGACGACCTGCGCGACATTCAGGCCGGCAGCGCTGCCGGCATGGCGACGGTCGCAGCCGCGTATGGCTATTGCGGCGACGGCGCCGCGCCAGCCGACTGGCAGGCGCAGCATCTCGTCGACACGACGCAGGAACTGCGCGAACTGCTGCGCGATGTTGGGCTATAA
- a CDS encoding DUF4148 domain-containing protein: protein MKSLVQAVVVAAALVAPVVSFAQSGSTITRAQVRAELVQLQQAGYNSARGEDPHYPEAIQAATARIAEQQRSALAQGTDVSGYGAQAQGASASGSRAMGVRPASAEEMKSLYRGS from the coding sequence ATGAAGTCGCTCGTTCAAGCTGTTGTCGTTGCTGCCGCTCTCGTTGCCCCGGTCGTGTCGTTTGCCCAATCGGGCTCGACGATCACCCGCGCACAGGTCCGCGCCGAACTGGTCCAGCTCCAACAGGCAGGTTACAACTCGGCCCGCGGTGAAGATCCGCACTATCCGGAAGCGATTCAGGCCGCAACGGCGCGTATCGCGGAACAACAACGCAGCGCGCTGGCGCAAGGTACCGATGTCAGTGGATACGGTGCACAGGCCCAGGGCGCGTCGGCATCGGGTTCGCGTGCAATGGGCGTGCGCCCGGCCAGCGCTGAAGAAATGAAGTCGCTGTATCGCGGCAGCTAA
- a CDS encoding substrate-binding domain-containing protein, protein MIRIECDAYLTVRDTEGRTASLSDVAPLLELVADTGSIAQAAQAKGLSYRHAWGMLRALEACIGGELIETARGKGSTLSELGQAVVDAQRLARSRLDGNLRTLAAEVASDLNRRLAQRDGAVRIHASHGYAVATLVSALVDVQAAVDIKYRESVEAVQALARGECDLAGFHLPRGAFRAQCAQIYRPWLDDTRHVLIHLTRRQQGLFVPRGNPKQVRGLADLARNDIRFVNRQPGSGTRMLLDLALRAIGIDPERIDGYASAELTHSAIAAFVASGMADLGFGVEPAAHHFGLDFIPVVDEDYYFACERARLDARPLAGVLALLRDARFVERVAHLDGYDPAACGTLTSIAAGLAGDDGASAPDGNSR, encoded by the coding sequence TTGATTCGCATCGAATGCGACGCGTATCTGACCGTACGCGACACGGAAGGTCGTACGGCCAGTCTGTCGGATGTCGCGCCACTGCTGGAACTCGTGGCTGACACGGGCAGCATTGCGCAGGCCGCCCAAGCGAAAGGACTGTCCTACCGGCACGCGTGGGGCATGTTGCGCGCGCTGGAAGCGTGCATCGGCGGGGAACTGATCGAAACCGCGCGCGGCAAGGGCTCGACGCTGTCGGAGCTCGGGCAGGCAGTCGTCGATGCGCAGCGTCTCGCGCGCAGCCGGCTCGATGGAAACCTGCGCACGCTGGCGGCCGAAGTGGCCAGCGACCTGAACCGGCGGCTCGCGCAGCGCGACGGCGCCGTGCGCATCCACGCGTCGCACGGTTACGCGGTCGCGACGCTCGTCTCCGCGCTCGTCGATGTGCAGGCGGCCGTCGACATCAAGTATCGCGAGAGCGTCGAGGCTGTGCAGGCGCTCGCGCGCGGCGAGTGCGACCTGGCCGGTTTCCATCTGCCGCGCGGCGCGTTTCGCGCGCAGTGCGCACAGATCTACCGGCCGTGGCTCGACGATACGCGCCATGTCCTGATTCACCTCACGCGCCGTCAGCAGGGGCTGTTCGTGCCGCGCGGCAATCCGAAGCAGGTCCGCGGGCTCGCAGACCTCGCGCGCAACGACATCCGCTTCGTCAACCGGCAGCCGGGGTCGGGCACGCGCATGCTGCTGGATCTGGCATTGCGTGCGATCGGCATCGATCCCGAGCGCATCGACGGTTATGCGTCGGCCGAGCTCACGCATTCGGCGATCGCGGCGTTCGTCGCGAGCGGGATGGCCGATCTGGGCTTCGGCGTCGAGCCGGCCGCCCACCATTTCGGGCTCGATTTCATTCCGGTTGTCGACGAGGACTATTACTTCGCGTGCGAACGCGCGCGGCTCGACGCACGGCCGCTTGCCGGCGTGCTCGCGTTGTTGCGCGATGCGCGTTTCGTCGAGCGCGTCGCGCATCTCGACGGCTACGATCCGGCCGCGTGCGGAACGCTGACGAGCATCGCGGCGGGGCTGGCCGGCGACGATGGCGCGAGCGCGCCGGACGGCAATTCCCGGTAA
- a CDS encoding NAD(P)H-dependent oxidoreductase subunit E produces MSPNSHAPDALVERHARAGRSLVAILHAIQDDAGYVPPGCVAPLARVLNLSRAEVHGVLTYYHHFRTAPPARVTIQMCRAEACRSMGCETLAAHAEARTGCRFDAAHGDAAQTHAPDAVALESVYCLGLCAQSPSMTVNGVLHAKVTPEKFDALLADAVAHTPEAA; encoded by the coding sequence ATGTCCCCGAATTCCCATGCGCCCGACGCGCTCGTCGAGCGCCATGCGCGCGCCGGCCGGTCGCTCGTCGCGATCCTGCACGCGATCCAGGACGACGCGGGCTACGTGCCGCCGGGCTGCGTCGCGCCGCTCGCCAGGGTGCTCAACTTGTCGCGCGCGGAAGTGCACGGCGTCCTGACCTACTACCACCACTTCCGCACCGCGCCGCCTGCGCGCGTCACGATCCAGATGTGCCGCGCCGAGGCGTGTCGCAGCATGGGTTGCGAAACGCTGGCCGCCCATGCGGAAGCCCGCACCGGCTGTCGGTTCGATGCCGCGCATGGCGATGCCGCCCAGACGCATGCGCCGGACGCCGTCGCGCTCGAATCGGTCTACTGCCTCGGGCTGTGCGCACAGTCGCCGTCGATGACGGTCAACGGCGTGCTGCACGCGAAGGTCACGCCGGAGAAATTCGACGCGCTGCTGGCCGATGCGGTCGCCCATACTCCGGAGGCCGCATGA